The Temnothorax longispinosus isolate EJ_2023e chromosome 4, Tlon_JGU_v1, whole genome shotgun sequence genome has a window encoding:
- the LOC139812134 gene encoding uncharacterized protein yields MIKSLPREKSDALSLSAFWFRYRTRKTMQDDAEQSTARTLTMSNITSYERCVLELVANSLNAHAAAVAVRIHAGKREIQVVDNGVGIPKDMLKHIAEYDSETAVDRQRVYEPPELNYLAEIRRLSDRLTVSSRLQYSKETFMKAFEVGLAPNLKQIEQRPSCGTTVSIYGFHEIPPLKKWDISTICSLIAAIAVTKLEVSFSIRDDDRKKVVLRIAKPHSSVEVLRTLFGKDLPLNRVWSVQCSPEFSANYHGYVGLSDKNAMQWIFLNHRPICCPLILRLIKIAFKERLNLFSDQESDARDPYDKNMFILFFLTFSQKEFTFVTESGERYIMFYDMQKILNTIKNCAFKCLAEEAAVSAVYTPYLCKTQLLKQIYLKSERSVFSRNINGRKNVSSLVIRNKVVMTGFKRKKIVSTIITDSFNKQHRDDNVESRRNNVLNSIHCRIASITNLCEVVEKVHNDVDKMQGSSMNLTDNSTKSDKTYNYYNDSNNNCINMISPLSEWSNWTYYTNNKKPDSARNMNNTFSENDIRCRQFIESNNQFDFLPRKLYGLQRYNVKLTNVKCFNSPNDTIPFTENWQHEQTAVHPCKLKQKLCEFRLSRASLKYIKIINQVNNEFIAAWMEYDKMKILLMVDQHAVHERIRYENLLLKYNVQNESELLSVNLRDPLPMEFPTEMCNLLQRNKMLLRKYGISLGSSKENTLLIRAIPQCLVTNNDPCNSEKILSRIRSLLNEVLKARSITSQANALPLTIHNAIASEACHGAIKFGDKLTLEQCTSLVKLLKHTKFPNRCAHGRPTIIPVMEFSELGKRSARIPQICPNVLLRST; encoded by the exons ATGATAAAAAGTCTCCCTCGAGAGAAAAGCGACGCGTTATCGTTGTCCGCTTTCTGGTTTCGTTATAGAACTCGAAAAACGATGCAGGATGATGCAGAACAATCGACCGCGCGAACATTGACGATGTCAAATATCACGTCTTACGAACGATGCGTCTTGGAACTG GTAGCGAATTCTTTGAACGCACACGCCGCAGCAGTCGCGGTAAGAATTCATGCGGGAAAACGGGAAATTCAGGTTGTCGACAATGGCGTCGGGATACCAAAAGACATGCTAAAACATATCGCGGAATACGATTCAGAAACTGCAGTGGATCGGCAACGGGTATACGAACCGCCTGAATTGAACTATCTGGCGGAAATCCGCCGTCTGTCCGACCGTCTTACGGTTTCTTCGAGACTTCAATATTCTAAGGAGACCTTTATGAAG gcGTTTGAGGTGGGACTTGCGCCCAATTTAAAGCAAATAGAGCAGAGACCTTCGTGCGGCACGACGGTGTCCATCTACGGCTTCCACGAAATACCGCCGCTTAAAAAGTGGGATATATCTACCATTTGTTCTCTTATCGCGGCTATAGCTGTTACAAAGTTAGAA GTGTCCTTTTCGATTAGAGACGACGACCGGAAGAAGGTTGTTCTGAGAATTGCAAAGCCGCACAGCTCGGTCGAAGTCCTGAGAACACTGTTTGGGAAAGATCTGCCATTGAATCGTGTATGGTCGGTACAATGCAGTCCCGAATTCAGCGCGAATTATCACGGTTACGTGGGATTGTCTGATAAAAACGCGATGCAATGGATATTTCTAAATCACAGGCCGATCTGTTGCCCACTTATCCTGAGGTTGATTAAAATCGCCTTCAAAGAAAGGCTCAACTTGTTCTCCGACCAGGAATCTGATGCGCGCGATCcatacgataaaaatatgtttatccTGTTCTTTCTTACATTCTCGCAGAAAGAATTCACGTTTGTTACCGAAAGTGGGGAAAGATACATCATGTTTTACGATATGcagaagatattaaatacCATTAAGAATTGCGCCTTCAAATGTCTCGCAGAAGAAGCTGCGGTTTCTGCAGTTTATACTCcttatttatgtaaaacgcAGCTGTTGAAACAGATATACTTGAAGTCAGAAAGATCGGTTTTCAGCCGCAATATCAACGGACGTAAAAATGTTTCGTCTTTGGTGATAAGAAACAAAGTCGTTATGACTggctttaaaagaaaaaaaattgtatcaacAATTATAACCGATTCTTTCAACAAACAGCATAGAGATGATAATGTTGAAAGTAGgagaaataatgtattaaatagcATTCATTGCCGAATTGCTTCTATAACGAATTTGTGTGAAGTTGTAGAAAAGGTGCATAATGACGTTGACAAAATGCAAGGAAGTTCCATGAATTTAACAGATAATTCTACTAAATCTGATAAAActtacaattattacaatgacagtaacaataattgtataaacatGATTTCTCCTCTTTCCGAATGGTCGAACTGGACTTATTATACGAATAACAAGAAACCCGATTCTGCgagaaatatgaataatacattttcCGAAAATGATATACGTTGCCGACAGTTTATCGAATCTAACAATCAGTTTGATTTTCTGCCACGAAAGTTGTATGGTCTTCAAcgttataatgttaaattgaCAAACGTAAAATGCTTCAACAGTCCTAATGATACGATTCCGT TTACAGAAAACTGGCAACATGAACAAACAGCTGTACATCCTTGCAAGttaaagcaaaaattatgCGAATTTAGATTGTCGCGAGCGTCATTAAAGTACATAAAA ATCATTAATCAAGTTAATAACGAATTTATCGCCGCGTGGATGGAGTACGATAAAATGAAGATTCTATTAATGGTCGATCAACATGCCGTCCATGAAAGAATACGTTACGAAAATTTACTtctta aatacaaCGTGCAGAACGAGAGCGAGTTGCTCTCTGTTAACTTGCGTGATCCTCTACCCATGGAATTTCCTACAGAAATGTGCAATTTGCTTCAACGCAATAAAATGTTGTTGAGGAAATACGGCATAAGTTTGGGATCGTCAAAGGAAAACACACTATTGATACGCGCAATACCGCAATGTTTAGTTACGAATAATGATCCCTGCAACAGCGAGAAAATATTGTCAAGAATCCGTAGTTTATTAAACGAAGTGCTAAAGGCTCGCAGTATAACAAGTCAAGCAAACGCATTACCGTTAACTATTCATAATGCTATAGCATCAGAGGCTTGCCATG GTGCCATTAAATTCGGCGACAAGCTAACTTTGGAGCAGTGTACGAGtcttgtaaaattattgaagCACACGAAATTTCCCAATCGATGCGCACACGGACGACCGACTATAATACCTGTAATGGAATTTTCGGAATTAGGAAAAAGGAGCGCCAGGATACCTCAG aTTTGTCCGAACGTTCTTCTTAGGTCTACTTAA
- the LOC139811915 gene encoding uncharacterized protein isoform X1, translating to MRIRACLVTVIVILFIFADTDGRRTSAGTSRRSGWGSSSSSRRSNGGSQHRTTQRPPQSGSNPGKIGWNVPPGSNNKAPSGTSNVKPSAPVSDHVSKTSATNVQSGYPSGNPPPYSPSGGYPRQPVNNPYGAGGYNQPSQGYPSYNNPSPGYGGHSPYGQAYNPSYGGHSPGGYGGHPGGYGGQSGGYGGHPGGYGGQQPSYVQPAIQQAPALTVLQPSRPGIGQLAKEALVYSSVSAGVSAAVNRLLPGGIYGHSPGYGSGGGGAAGGSRTEITYNNYYNNGSSPANGEAPAAPANNNAAASANLNAPSSATSAVQPPPEAEKKAEASSNANAPSPQEDGKPSPPKYPISNEEVKKLSERLFEADKNNAYKYVTVNLQGQTKEDGTGDDASLPLLDIKPEAYEIPTIKSLLALHDNYEIDVKTKETVTPDERKEEAELLDRFLETDVFKATMKYLADEAFIPNDEYEFKDTLKRIWFSQFQRVEGEPSSSGFEAVFVAEKLDSYMIGPQNWIYFAKQESQKNLDYRGYINDVKLADKGEAIKIRSAFNVPDTKHSVTTLLVGLSPELEMALYTVCFYLRPNDVCPISLGGKDVNLVSTRFNYFGKDILIAGFIAG from the exons ATGAGAATCAGGGCGTGCCTGGTCACCGTGattgtgattttatttatttttg CAGACACAGACGGTCGTAGAACCAGCGCAGGAACCTCTCGAAGGTCAGGATGGggttcttcctcttcctctcggCGGTCAAATGGAGGTTCTCAACATAGAACAACTCAACGGCCCCCACAGTCTG GCTCAAACCCAGGTAAAATAGGATGGAACGTACCACCGGGCAGCAACAATAAAGCACCCTCCGGGACCAGCAATGTCAAGCCGTCGGCTCCGGTATCCGACCATGTTTCCAAGACTAGCGCGACGAATGTACAATCAGGATATCCGTCAGGGAATCCGCCACCATACAGTCCATCgg GCGGATATCCTAGGCAGCCAGTTAACAACCCCTACGGCGCCGGCGGTTACAACCAGCCTAGCCAGGGCTACCCGTCTTACAACAATCCTTCCCCCGGCTACGGTGGCCACTCGCCCTACGGTCAGGCTTACAATCCGTCCTACGGCGGGCATTCCCCCGGCGGTTACGGCGGGCATCCCGGCGGTTACGGCGGGCAATCCGGCGGTTACGGTGGGCATCCCGGCGGTTACGGTGGGCAGCAACCGTCCTACGTTCAACCTGCTATTCAACAGGCGCCGGCGCTCACCGTCCTGCAACCGAGCCGACCTGGCATCGGCCAGCTGGCCAAGGAAGCGCTGGTCTACTCCAGCGTGAGCGCAGGCGTGAGCGCGGCCGTCAACAGATTGCTACCGGGTGGCATCTACGGGCACAGTCCGGGAtacggcagcggcggcggcggcgccgcgGGCGGTAGCCGCACCGAGatcacatataataattattacaacaaTGGGTCGAGTCCAGCTAACGGGGAAGCGCCCGCGGCTCCGGCGAATAATAACGCGGCTGCGTCCGCTAATTTGAACGCGCCCAGCTCGGCAACATCAGCGGTTCAGCCGCCACCGGAAGCGGAGAAGAAAGCTGAAGCGTCCAGCAATGCCAACGCACCCAGCCCTCAGGAAGACGGCAAACCGAGCCCGCCGAAGTATCCGATTTCTAACGAGGAGGTGAAGAAGTTGTCGGAGAGACTCTTCGAGGCGGATAAGAACAACGCGTACAAGTACGTCACCGTGAACCTGCAGGGACAGACGAAGGAAGACGGCACCGGGGATGATGCTTCTCTACC CCTACTGGACATCAAACCGGAAGCGTATGAAATCCCGACGATTAAAAGCCTGTTGGCTTTGCACGATAATTACGAGATAGACGTTAAGACGAAGGAGACCGTCACGCCCGATGAGCGAAAGGAGGAAGCGGAGCTGCTCGACAGGTTCTTGGAGACCGACGTGTTTAAAGCGACGATGAAGTACCTGGCCGACGAGGCATTCATTCCGAACGACGAGTACGAGTTCAAGGACACCCTGAAACGTATCTGGTTCTCGCAGTTCCAGCGAGTGGAGGGAGAGCCGTCCAGTTCCGGCTTCGAGGCGGTGTTCGTCGCGGAGAAGCTCGATTCCTACATGATCGGTCCGCAGAATTGGATTTACTTCGCCAAACAGGAGTCGCAGAAGAATCTCGACTATCGCGGATACATAAACGATGTCAAATTAGCGGAC AAGGGAGAAGCTATCAAGATACGCTCAGCGTTCAATGTACCTGACACGAAACATTCGGTCACGACCCTTCTCGTCGGTCTCTCACCCGAATTGGAGATGGCTCTTTACACAGTGTGCTTCTACCTGCGCCCGAACGACGTTTGTCCGATTTCATTGGGCGGAAAGGACGTCAATTTGGTTTCTACCAGATTCAACTACTTCGGCAAAGATATTTTGATCGCCGGCTTTATCGCGGGGTGA
- the LOC139811915 gene encoding uncharacterized protein isoform X2, which produces MRIRACLVTVIVILFIFDTDGRRTSAGTSRRSGWGSSSSSRRSNGGSQHRTTQRPPQSGSNPGKIGWNVPPGSNNKAPSGTSNVKPSAPVSDHVSKTSATNVQSGYPSGNPPPYSPSGGYPRQPVNNPYGAGGYNQPSQGYPSYNNPSPGYGGHSPYGQAYNPSYGGHSPGGYGGHPGGYGGQSGGYGGHPGGYGGQQPSYVQPAIQQAPALTVLQPSRPGIGQLAKEALVYSSVSAGVSAAVNRLLPGGIYGHSPGYGSGGGGAAGGSRTEITYNNYYNNGSSPANGEAPAAPANNNAAASANLNAPSSATSAVQPPPEAEKKAEASSNANAPSPQEDGKPSPPKYPISNEEVKKLSERLFEADKNNAYKYVTVNLQGQTKEDGTGDDASLPLLDIKPEAYEIPTIKSLLALHDNYEIDVKTKETVTPDERKEEAELLDRFLETDVFKATMKYLADEAFIPNDEYEFKDTLKRIWFSQFQRVEGEPSSSGFEAVFVAEKLDSYMIGPQNWIYFAKQESQKNLDYRGYINDVKLADKGEAIKIRSAFNVPDTKHSVTTLLVGLSPELEMALYTVCFYLRPNDVCPISLGGKDVNLVSTRFNYFGKDILIAGFIAG; this is translated from the exons ATGAGAATCAGGGCGTGCCTGGTCACCGTGattgtgattttatttatttttg ACACAGACGGTCGTAGAACCAGCGCAGGAACCTCTCGAAGGTCAGGATGGggttcttcctcttcctctcggCGGTCAAATGGAGGTTCTCAACATAGAACAACTCAACGGCCCCCACAGTCTG GCTCAAACCCAGGTAAAATAGGATGGAACGTACCACCGGGCAGCAACAATAAAGCACCCTCCGGGACCAGCAATGTCAAGCCGTCGGCTCCGGTATCCGACCATGTTTCCAAGACTAGCGCGACGAATGTACAATCAGGATATCCGTCAGGGAATCCGCCACCATACAGTCCATCgg GCGGATATCCTAGGCAGCCAGTTAACAACCCCTACGGCGCCGGCGGTTACAACCAGCCTAGCCAGGGCTACCCGTCTTACAACAATCCTTCCCCCGGCTACGGTGGCCACTCGCCCTACGGTCAGGCTTACAATCCGTCCTACGGCGGGCATTCCCCCGGCGGTTACGGCGGGCATCCCGGCGGTTACGGCGGGCAATCCGGCGGTTACGGTGGGCATCCCGGCGGTTACGGTGGGCAGCAACCGTCCTACGTTCAACCTGCTATTCAACAGGCGCCGGCGCTCACCGTCCTGCAACCGAGCCGACCTGGCATCGGCCAGCTGGCCAAGGAAGCGCTGGTCTACTCCAGCGTGAGCGCAGGCGTGAGCGCGGCCGTCAACAGATTGCTACCGGGTGGCATCTACGGGCACAGTCCGGGAtacggcagcggcggcggcggcgccgcgGGCGGTAGCCGCACCGAGatcacatataataattattacaacaaTGGGTCGAGTCCAGCTAACGGGGAAGCGCCCGCGGCTCCGGCGAATAATAACGCGGCTGCGTCCGCTAATTTGAACGCGCCCAGCTCGGCAACATCAGCGGTTCAGCCGCCACCGGAAGCGGAGAAGAAAGCTGAAGCGTCCAGCAATGCCAACGCACCCAGCCCTCAGGAAGACGGCAAACCGAGCCCGCCGAAGTATCCGATTTCTAACGAGGAGGTGAAGAAGTTGTCGGAGAGACTCTTCGAGGCGGATAAGAACAACGCGTACAAGTACGTCACCGTGAACCTGCAGGGACAGACGAAGGAAGACGGCACCGGGGATGATGCTTCTCTACC CCTACTGGACATCAAACCGGAAGCGTATGAAATCCCGACGATTAAAAGCCTGTTGGCTTTGCACGATAATTACGAGATAGACGTTAAGACGAAGGAGACCGTCACGCCCGATGAGCGAAAGGAGGAAGCGGAGCTGCTCGACAGGTTCTTGGAGACCGACGTGTTTAAAGCGACGATGAAGTACCTGGCCGACGAGGCATTCATTCCGAACGACGAGTACGAGTTCAAGGACACCCTGAAACGTATCTGGTTCTCGCAGTTCCAGCGAGTGGAGGGAGAGCCGTCCAGTTCCGGCTTCGAGGCGGTGTTCGTCGCGGAGAAGCTCGATTCCTACATGATCGGTCCGCAGAATTGGATTTACTTCGCCAAACAGGAGTCGCAGAAGAATCTCGACTATCGCGGATACATAAACGATGTCAAATTAGCGGAC AAGGGAGAAGCTATCAAGATACGCTCAGCGTTCAATGTACCTGACACGAAACATTCGGTCACGACCCTTCTCGTCGGTCTCTCACCCGAATTGGAGATGGCTCTTTACACAGTGTGCTTCTACCTGCGCCCGAACGACGTTTGTCCGATTTCATTGGGCGGAAAGGACGTCAATTTGGTTTCTACCAGATTCAACTACTTCGGCAAAGATATTTTGATCGCCGGCTTTATCGCGGGGTGA